A single genomic interval of Nonomuraea rubra harbors:
- a CDS encoding MBL fold metallo-hydrolase: MGKEVTEVVPGVLRVEDTCHVYVIKAPAAQGEERTGIAVDFGSGRVLDLLDELGLDRITDVLVTHHHRDQVQGLHRAVEAGVAVHVPPVERDLFDRVGEMWEGRQLLNDYDLRDDRFSLLEPVPITGVVPEYRTARYGGVDVRVLPTPGHTPGSVTYVVGGAAFTGDLIYAPGKVWSLAATQWSYTENEGPAMVVVSSELLQREELDVLLPSHGEPMTDPKDALARLSAAMQRYVDFRRPHPWDVRGLLNNPFVQVTPHLLMNRSSQSYSYVLLSESGAAMVFDFGYDMSTGLVKSTAREARRPWLASLPALREHYGVTGVEVALPTHYHDDHVAGMPLLRDVEGTAIWAPSHIAPILATPLHHDLPCQWFDPIPADRVLGLGETVRWREYDITVHDLPGHTLFAAAYEFEVDGHRVLVTGDQQDGMGIPNERQEILNFQYKNRFQIEDYRKSAALYRRLRPDLMVSGHWRPRWVDDDYLHMMTERGEELVALHHDLLPLDRLDLGADGVLCRLTPYYTSVPTGGEIVLTATVRNPWPDKAVATLQPVVPPGWRCEQGSLTLRLPGGGMEQVHLRLVADVVPRRRVRLAVDLTIGDLRLGQHAEALVDVVPEGIR, from the coding sequence GTGGGTAAGGAAGTAACCGAAGTTGTGCCCGGGGTGCTCCGCGTCGAGGACACCTGCCACGTCTACGTCATCAAGGCTCCCGCCGCCCAGGGCGAGGAGCGCACCGGGATCGCCGTCGACTTCGGTTCGGGGCGGGTGCTCGACCTGCTCGACGAGCTCGGCCTCGACCGCATCACCGATGTCCTGGTCACCCACCACCACCGCGACCAGGTGCAGGGGCTGCACCGGGCGGTCGAGGCGGGCGTGGCCGTCCACGTGCCGCCCGTCGAGCGTGACCTGTTCGACAGGGTCGGCGAGATGTGGGAGGGGCGCCAGCTCCTCAACGACTACGACCTGCGCGACGACCGCTTCTCGCTGCTGGAGCCGGTTCCGATCACGGGCGTGGTGCCGGAGTATCGGACGGCCCGATATGGCGGGGTGGACGTGCGCGTCCTGCCCACACCCGGTCACACTCCCGGCTCCGTCACGTACGTCGTGGGCGGCGCGGCCTTCACCGGTGACCTGATCTACGCCCCGGGCAAGGTGTGGTCGCTGGCCGCCACCCAGTGGTCGTACACCGAGAACGAGGGCCCCGCCATGGTCGTCGTCAGCTCCGAGCTGCTCCAGCGGGAGGAGCTCGACGTGCTGCTGCCCTCGCACGGCGAGCCGATGACCGACCCGAAGGACGCCCTGGCCCGGCTGTCGGCCGCCATGCAGCGTTACGTGGACTTCCGCCGCCCGCACCCCTGGGACGTGCGCGGCCTGCTGAACAACCCGTTCGTGCAGGTCACGCCGCACCTGCTGATGAACAGGAGCAGCCAGTCCTACAGCTACGTGCTGCTGTCGGAGTCGGGCGCGGCCATGGTGTTCGACTTCGGCTACGACATGTCCACCGGCCTGGTGAAGAGCACCGCCCGCGAGGCGCGCCGCCCCTGGCTGGCCTCCCTGCCCGCGCTGCGCGAGCACTACGGCGTGACCGGCGTCGAGGTCGCCCTGCCCACCCATTACCACGACGACCACGTGGCGGGCATGCCGCTGCTGCGCGACGTCGAGGGCACCGCGATCTGGGCACCTTCCCACATCGCCCCCATCCTGGCCACGCCGCTCCACCACGACCTGCCGTGCCAGTGGTTCGACCCGATCCCCGCCGACCGGGTGCTCGGGCTGGGCGAGACCGTGCGCTGGCGGGAGTACGACATCACGGTGCACGACCTGCCGGGGCACACGCTGTTCGCGGCGGCGTACGAGTTCGAGGTGGACGGGCACCGCGTGCTGGTGACCGGTGACCAGCAGGACGGGATGGGCATCCCGAACGAACGCCAGGAGATCCTGAACTTCCAGTACAAGAACAGGTTCCAGATCGAGGACTACCGCAAGAGCGCCGCGCTCTACCGGCGCCTGCGCCCCGACCTCATGGTCAGCGGCCACTGGCGGCCCCGCTGGGTGGACGACGACTACCTGCACATGATGACCGAGCGCGGTGAGGAGCTGGTCGCGCTGCACCACGACCTGCTCCCGCTGGACCGGCTCGACCTCGGGGCTGACGGGGTGCTGTGCCGCCTGACGCCGTACTATACGAGCGTCCCCACGGGCGGCGAGATCGTGCTGACGGCCACCGTGCGCAACCCGTGGCCGGACAAGGCCGTGGCCACCCTCCAGCCGGTGGTGCCGCCCGGCTGGCGGTGCGAGCAGGGATCCCTGACGCTTAGGTTGCCCGGAGGGGGTATGGAGCAGGTGCATCTCCGTCTCGTCGCCGACGTCGTGCCGCGACGCCGTGTTCGCCTCGCAGTCGATCTGACCATCGGCGATCTGCGTCTCGGGCAGCACGCCGAGGCGCTGGTCGACGTGGTCCCGGAAGGGATTCGATGA
- a CDS encoding LacI family DNA-binding transcriptional regulator: MTVERRSAPLGRSRRPTIKDVAEAAGVSRSTVSRALTGRGYAASDVRERVLRAAAELGYVPDVMARTLKQQVSRSVGVLVSDLRNPFYAELAAGASREARERGYTMVLADTSLSAEAEGEAAEALVALRVAGVVVTPNSSAVSTYLGSHGIPVVEVDRQFAAGSTDGVVVGNRVGARTATAHLVGLGHRRIALFIDETDWTTGYERYQGYLEALNAGRIKVDPELVVSSGWDVADSRRRALDMLRGPDRPTAVFAANNVLAEGVWRAIGELGLSVPGDISLVAFDDAPWMSMVSPTVSAVSQDTFNLGATAVRRLDERIERPESDSVTTVLNVRLIERESTAQPPAV, from the coding sequence ATGACCGTAGAACGGCGCAGCGCCCCTCTCGGCCGTTCCCGCCGCCCCACGATCAAGGACGTGGCCGAGGCCGCCGGAGTCTCGCGCTCCACCGTCTCCAGGGCGCTGACCGGGCGCGGCTACGCCGCCAGCGACGTGCGCGAGCGGGTGCTGCGGGCCGCGGCCGAGCTGGGCTACGTGCCCGACGTCATGGCACGCACGCTCAAGCAGCAGGTCAGCCGGTCGGTCGGGGTCCTGGTGAGCGACCTGCGCAACCCGTTCTACGCGGAGCTGGCCGCCGGCGCCAGCAGGGAGGCCCGCGAGCGCGGCTACACCATGGTGCTGGCCGACACGAGCCTGTCGGCGGAGGCCGAGGGTGAGGCCGCGGAGGCACTGGTGGCGCTCCGGGTGGCCGGGGTGGTCGTGACGCCCAACTCCTCCGCCGTGTCCACCTATCTGGGCTCCCACGGCATCCCGGTGGTCGAGGTGGACCGCCAGTTCGCGGCCGGCTCGACCGACGGCGTCGTGGTCGGCAACCGCGTGGGCGCCCGTACCGCGACCGCCCACCTCGTCGGGCTGGGCCACCGCAGGATCGCGCTGTTCATCGACGAGACCGACTGGACCACCGGGTACGAGCGGTACCAGGGCTACCTGGAGGCGCTGAACGCCGGTCGCATCAAGGTCGATCCCGAGCTGGTCGTCTCCTCGGGCTGGGACGTGGCCGACTCGCGCCGCCGGGCGCTCGACATGCTGCGCGGCCCCGACCGTCCCACAGCCGTGTTCGCCGCCAACAACGTGCTCGCCGAAGGCGTCTGGCGGGCGATCGGCGAGCTGGGCCTGAGCGTGCCCGGCGACATCAGCCTCGTCGCCTTCGACGACGCGCCCTGGATGAGCATGGTCTCGCCCACGGTCAGCGCGGTCTCGCAGGACACCTTCAACCTGGGCGCGACCGCCGTACGCAGGCTCGACGAGCGTATCGAGCGGCCTGAGTCCGACTCGGTCACGACCGTGCTCAACGTGCGGCTCATCGAGCGCGAATCCACCGCGCAGCCTCCCGCCGTCTGA
- a CDS encoding ROK family protein: MEHDLPAVLSLDIGGTKLAAGVVTGDGLIHGWQVTPTRREEGPRPVLTRLFDLGRKAVAEAGVPEVAAVGISCGGPLDTTAGVLECPPHLPGWIDIPIVALATETFGVPAALENDATAAALGEFRYGAGRGTSTMVYLTISTGVGGGSVIGGRLHRGAAGNGGELGHVMVRPGGRKCSCGRRGCLEAYASGTSIAERAREALAAGRPSSLSALALPTAEDVSRAAEAGDPLAIEVWDETTWALGTALTDLVNAFEPELVVLGGGVTRSGARLLDPVAAAVARDAMPPAARAARFTLAELGDGVCVVGAGAVAHDLLTGAAR; the protein is encoded by the coding sequence ATGGAGCACGATCTTCCCGCCGTCCTGTCCCTGGACATCGGCGGCACCAAACTCGCCGCGGGCGTGGTCACAGGCGATGGCCTGATCCACGGCTGGCAGGTCACCCCCACCCGCAGGGAGGAGGGGCCGCGACCCGTTCTGACCAGGCTGTTCGATCTGGGCAGGAAGGCGGTCGCGGAGGCCGGCGTGCCCGAGGTGGCCGCTGTCGGCATCTCCTGCGGCGGCCCGCTGGACACCACGGCAGGCGTCCTGGAGTGCCCGCCGCACCTGCCGGGATGGATCGACATCCCGATCGTCGCCCTGGCCACGGAGACCTTCGGCGTCCCCGCCGCCCTTGAGAACGATGCCACGGCCGCCGCGCTGGGCGAATTCCGGTACGGCGCGGGCCGCGGCACCAGCACCATGGTGTACCTCACGATCTCCACGGGCGTCGGCGGCGGCTCCGTCATCGGCGGCCGGCTGCACCGCGGCGCGGCCGGCAACGGGGGTGAGCTGGGGCACGTCATGGTGCGTCCGGGCGGGCGGAAGTGCTCCTGCGGGCGGCGGGGCTGCCTGGAGGCGTACGCGTCCGGCACCTCCATCGCCGAGCGCGCCCGCGAGGCCCTGGCCGCCGGCCGCCCCTCGTCGCTGTCCGCCCTCGCGCTTCCCACGGCGGAGGACGTCTCACGCGCCGCCGAGGCGGGCGACCCGCTCGCGATCGAGGTGTGGGACGAGACCACATGGGCACTGGGCACCGCGCTCACCGACCTGGTGAACGCGTTCGAGCCCGAGCTGGTCGTCCTCGGCGGCGGCGTCACCCGATCGGGTGCCCGGCTCCTCGACCCCGTCGCCGCTGCCGTCGCCAGGGACGCCATGCCGCCCGCCGCCCGCGCCGCCCGCTTCACGCTGGCCGAGCTCGGCGACGGCGTCTGCGTGGTCGGCGCCGGTGCCGTCGCCCACGACCTCCTCACCGGCGCCGCGAGATAG
- a CDS encoding D-sedoheptulose-7-phosphate isomerase, translated as MPDLPPMPPIPDVLAEHVAAHLAAARGMTALLPAVEAAADLLIDTFTRGGTLYTMGNGGSAADAQHLTGELIGHYKRDRRPLPTVTLTTDATVMTCIANDYAYDDVFARQVRALARPGDVVAAFTTSGNSPNVVSALEAAQANGAVTVLFGGGDGGAAVKHADHLLLAPSSETPRIQEIHTLMLHMISEKVDAWAAA; from the coding sequence ATGCCTGATCTTCCCCCGATGCCCCCGATCCCCGACGTCCTCGCCGAACACGTGGCGGCCCACCTGGCCGCCGCCCGCGGCATGACGGCGCTCCTGCCCGCCGTCGAGGCCGCCGCGGACCTGCTCATCGACACCTTCACCCGCGGCGGCACCCTCTACACGATGGGCAACGGCGGCAGCGCCGCCGACGCCCAGCACCTCACCGGCGAGCTGATCGGCCACTACAAGCGCGACCGCCGCCCGCTCCCCACGGTGACGCTGACCACCGATGCGACCGTCATGACGTGCATAGCCAACGACTACGCCTATGATGACGTCTTCGCCCGGCAGGTCCGGGCACTGGCCCGGCCGGGCGACGTCGTGGCGGCCTTCACCACCAGCGGCAACTCGCCCAACGTGGTCAGCGCGCTCGAGGCCGCGCAGGCCAACGGCGCGGTCACGGTGCTGTTCGGCGGCGGCGACGGCGGTGCCGCCGTCAAGCACGCCGATCACCTCCTCCTCGCCCCCAGCTCAGAGACCCCGCGCATCCAGGAGATCCACACACTGATGCTGCACATGATCAGCGAAAAGGTCGACGCTTGGGCGGCCGCGTGA
- a CDS encoding alpha-mannosidase — MGGRVTGRRAPMSNAPSGSQPRDLPRAPRPVASPSRTLHMIGNAHLDPVWLWPWQEGYQEARATFWSAIHRMDEYPDFVFTCDQVVLLSWVEESDPELFARIQEKVAEGRWVMTGGWWVEPDCNMPSGESFVRQGLYGQRYLKEKFGVTASVGMNVDPFGHNAMLPAILRGQGMDSYCFLRPGPHESELPGTMFWWEAPDGSRVLAYRIPFEYCSPPGEVAGQTEKALGQLDRSLGDLMIFYGVGNHGGGPTKANIESIHRYDRMGTFGELTMSSPRRYFDEMSKRLGEQGLAELPVWRDDLQHHAAGCYSAHSGIKAWQRRAQAAVLSAERWAAVAGHDARADLERAWKQVLFNQFHDVLPGSAIEPAYDDARDQLGEAVAISKRIITRAHNVIARDIAVPEEIGTQPVVVFNPHPWPVTTRVEMQYGLAPNGVHVVDADGADVPCQRTQSVATTDDKGRGATVFQAELPALGYRLYRLRQGPGQHASGTLLASEHHLENDVLRLELDPVTGWLSSLVDKRTGVDLLAGASGPHTQVCEDPTDTWGHRVVSYDWPGEEMVTTGIVLRERGPLRARLRVEREWGRSTMAEEFILGAGADDAVEVRVTLDWREQAHLMKLRFPVGLESPVATYEIPFAHLNRPIDGAEEPAQSWVDLSGAVRGTRAGLAVVNNAKHGYDVSPPSPGRGHSIGITAVRSPVYSWHDPRLLDPDGYYSFQDQGTQRFSYLLVPHAGDWRAAGLTRRAALLGSPVRAMLESFHDGALPSARGYLDDGNGQVLVTAVKLHEDAPRDLVVRAVESTGRPAVATLNIPMAGIRLIAEFGPSEIRTFRIPLDDPLSAMETDLVELGVRKGAFTVEPW, encoded by the coding sequence TTGGGCGGCCGCGTGACCGGGCGCAGGGCGCCGATGTCGAACGCCCCCTCCGGCAGCCAGCCACGCGACCTCCCCCGCGCCCCCAGGCCCGTGGCCTCCCCCTCCCGCACCCTGCACATGATCGGCAACGCGCACCTCGACCCGGTGTGGCTGTGGCCGTGGCAGGAGGGCTACCAGGAGGCGCGGGCCACGTTCTGGTCGGCGATCCACCGCATGGACGAGTACCCGGACTTCGTCTTCACCTGCGACCAGGTCGTGCTGCTGTCGTGGGTGGAGGAGTCGGACCCCGAGCTGTTCGCCAGGATCCAGGAGAAGGTGGCCGAGGGCCGCTGGGTCATGACGGGCGGCTGGTGGGTGGAGCCCGACTGCAACATGCCGTCGGGCGAGTCGTTCGTCCGCCAGGGGCTGTACGGGCAGCGTTACCTGAAGGAGAAGTTCGGCGTCACGGCCTCGGTCGGCATGAACGTGGACCCGTTCGGCCACAACGCCATGCTGCCGGCCATCCTGCGCGGCCAGGGCATGGACTCGTACTGCTTCCTGCGCCCGGGGCCGCACGAGAGCGAGCTGCCCGGCACGATGTTCTGGTGGGAGGCGCCCGACGGCAGCCGCGTGCTGGCCTACCGCATCCCGTTCGAGTACTGCAGCCCGCCCGGCGAGGTGGCCGGGCAGACGGAGAAGGCGCTCGGCCAGCTCGACCGCTCGCTCGGCGACCTGATGATCTTCTACGGGGTGGGCAACCACGGCGGCGGCCCCACCAAGGCCAACATCGAGTCCATCCACCGCTACGACCGGATGGGCACGTTCGGGGAGCTGACGATGTCGTCCCCGCGCCGCTACTTCGACGAGATGAGCAAGCGGCTCGGCGAGCAGGGCCTGGCGGAGCTGCCCGTCTGGCGCGACGACCTGCAGCACCACGCGGCCGGCTGTTACTCCGCGCACTCCGGCATCAAGGCCTGGCAGCGCAGGGCGCAGGCGGCGGTCCTGTCGGCCGAGCGGTGGGCCGCCGTCGCCGGCCACGACGCCCGCGCCGACCTGGAACGGGCGTGGAAGCAGGTGCTGTTCAACCAGTTCCACGACGTGCTGCCCGGCTCGGCCATCGAGCCCGCCTACGACGACGCCCGCGACCAGCTCGGCGAGGCCGTGGCGATTTCCAAGCGGATCATCACCAGGGCGCACAACGTGATCGCCCGCGACATCGCCGTGCCCGAGGAGATCGGCACCCAGCCCGTCGTGGTGTTCAACCCGCACCCGTGGCCGGTCACCACCCGGGTCGAGATGCAGTACGGCCTGGCCCCGAACGGCGTGCACGTCGTGGACGCCGACGGCGCCGACGTGCCCTGCCAGCGCACCCAGTCCGTCGCCACCACCGACGACAAGGGGCGCGGGGCCACCGTGTTCCAGGCGGAGCTGCCCGCGCTGGGCTACCGCCTCTACCGGCTGCGCCAGGGCCCCGGTCAGCACGCGTCAGGCACGTTGCTGGCCTCGGAACACCACCTGGAGAACGACGTTCTCCGGCTGGAGCTCGACCCCGTCACCGGCTGGCTGTCCAGCCTGGTCGACAAGCGCACCGGCGTCGACCTCCTGGCCGGCGCCTCGGGCCCGCACACGCAGGTCTGCGAGGACCCCACCGACACCTGGGGTCACCGGGTCGTCTCCTACGACTGGCCGGGCGAGGAGATGGTCACCACCGGCATCGTCCTGCGCGAGCGCGGGCCGCTGCGGGCCCGCCTCCGGGTCGAGCGCGAGTGGGGCCGCTCCACCATGGCCGAGGAGTTCATCCTGGGCGCGGGGGCCGACGACGCCGTCGAGGTGCGGGTCACGCTCGACTGGCGGGAGCAGGCGCACCTGATGAAGCTGCGCTTCCCGGTCGGGCTGGAGAGCCCGGTGGCCACGTACGAGATCCCGTTCGCCCACCTGAACAGGCCCATCGACGGAGCCGAGGAGCCGGCCCAGTCGTGGGTGGACCTGTCGGGCGCCGTGCGCGGCACGCGGGCCGGCCTGGCCGTGGTGAACAACGCCAAGCACGGCTACGACGTCTCCCCGCCGAGCCCCGGTCGCGGTCACAGCATCGGCATCACCGCCGTGCGCAGCCCGGTCTACTCCTGGCACGACCCCCGGCTGCTGGACCCGGACGGCTACTACTCCTTCCAGGACCAGGGGACGCAGCGGTTCTCGTACCTGCTGGTGCCGCACGCGGGCGACTGGCGGGCCGCCGGGCTCACCAGGCGGGCCGCGCTGCTCGGCTCCCCGGTGCGGGCCATGCTGGAGAGCTTCCACGACGGCGCGCTGCCCAGCGCGCGCGGCTACCTCGACGACGGGAACGGGCAGGTCCTGGTCACGGCGGTGAAGCTGCACGAGGACGCCCCGCGCGACCTCGTGGTCCGCGCCGTCGAGAGCACCGGGCGGCCCGCGGTCGCGACGCTGAACATCCCCATGGCCGGGATCAGGCTCATCGCCGAGTTCGGGCCGAGCGAGATCCGCACGTTCAGGATCCCGCTCGACGACCCGCTCTCCGCGATGGAGACCGACCTGGTCGAGCTGGGCGTGCGCAAGGGCGCGTTCACCGTGGAGCCCTGGTGA
- a CDS encoding erythromycin esterase family protein: MEMTPAPAVRDAARDLDAEGVAAVTRLVRSLPARPRLLGLGEALHDERPIHELRNEIFRELVEHEGYRAFAIESDCVAGLVVDDYVRTGAGSLDDVMRTGFSHGFWDREATRDLLRWMRAYNEGRPDEDRLRFFGFDAPLEMMSAASPRHTLLALHDYLTAAAVPVPCSRDTLERLLGPDERWTDEAAAMDPSRSVGGSPDVAELRLLTDDLVPLLTVHAPHLLRASSREEWERAHLYARTATGLLRYHTIMADPSPERVARMLGLRDAMMADNLEAIAQHGPALVFAHNRHLQREKSTWQLADLALEWWSAGAITSARLGTGYAFLASALGAVRHQGLGDPDPGTVEGVLATLPGERHVVDSRLLAAAVKDLAPARRTDAAANHGYFPLDPAHLGETDGIVFVRNVRER; this comes from the coding sequence ATGGAGATGACCCCTGCCCCGGCGGTCCGCGACGCGGCCCGGGACCTCGACGCCGAGGGCGTCGCCGCCGTCACCCGTCTCGTCCGCTCGCTGCCCGCCCGCCCCCGCCTGCTCGGCCTGGGCGAGGCCCTGCACGACGAGCGGCCGATCCACGAGCTGCGCAACGAGATCTTCCGCGAGCTGGTCGAGCACGAGGGTTACCGCGCGTTCGCCATCGAGAGCGACTGCGTGGCCGGTCTGGTCGTGGACGACTACGTCCGGACGGGCGCCGGCTCGCTGGACGACGTCATGCGCACCGGCTTCAGCCACGGCTTCTGGGACCGGGAGGCGACCCGCGACCTCCTCCGGTGGATGCGCGCGTACAACGAGGGCCGTCCCGACGAGGACCGGCTGCGGTTCTTCGGCTTCGACGCGCCCCTGGAGATGATGAGCGCGGCCAGCCCGCGCCACACCCTCCTCGCCCTCCACGACTACCTGACGGCGGCCGCCGTCCCCGTCCCCTGCTCCCGAGACACCCTGGAGCGCCTGCTGGGCCCCGACGAGCGGTGGACGGACGAGGCCGCCGCCATGGACCCGTCGCGGTCCGTGGGCGGCTCCCCCGACGTGGCCGAGCTGCGCCTGCTCACCGACGACCTCGTACCGCTGCTCACCGTGCACGCGCCGCACCTGCTCCGCGCGAGCTCGCGGGAGGAGTGGGAGCGGGCGCACCTGTACGCGCGCACCGCCACGGGCCTGCTGCGCTACCACACCATCATGGCCGACCCGTCGCCTGAGCGGGTCGCACGGATGCTGGGCCTGCGCGACGCGATGATGGCCGACAACCTGGAGGCCATCGCCCAGCACGGCCCCGCGCTCGTCTTCGCCCACAACCGGCACCTCCAGCGGGAGAAGAGCACGTGGCAGCTCGCGGACCTGGCGCTGGAGTGGTGGAGCGCGGGGGCGATCACCAGCGCCCGCCTCGGCACCGGGTACGCCTTCCTCGCCTCGGCCCTCGGGGCCGTCCGCCATCAGGGCCTCGGCGACCCGGATCCCGGCACGGTCGAGGGCGTGCTGGCCACGCTCCCCGGCGAGCGCCACGTCGTCGACTCGCGCCTGCTGGCGGCGGCCGTCAAGGACCTCGCCCCGGCCCGGCGCACGGACGCCGCGGCCAACCACGGGTACTTCCCGCTCGACCCCGCCCACCTGGGCGAGACCGACGGGATCGTCTTCGTCAGGAACGTGCGCGAGCGCTGA
- a CDS encoding TioE family transcriptional regulator, giving the protein MPRARLRPVDLAREHGLSTQAVRNYEEAGILPAAARTEHGYRTYTARHAQALRAFLALVPAHGHATATSIMRAANEGGTEEALRLIDESHAQLLDDRRTLQAVEQALRSLVPLRSPEPGVTFIGPLARRLGIRPATLRKWEQAGLIEPGRDPATGYRVYSAADVRDAQLAHQLRRGGYLLEQIAPLIRQVRAAGGLAPLESALRDWQARLSARGRAMLRGAAALDAYLDGQA; this is encoded by the coding sequence ATGCCCCGTGCGCGGCTGCGGCCGGTGGACCTGGCACGCGAGCACGGCCTGTCCACCCAGGCGGTCCGCAACTACGAGGAGGCGGGGATCCTCCCGGCCGCCGCGCGCACCGAGCACGGCTACCGCACCTACACGGCTCGCCACGCCCAGGCGCTGCGCGCGTTCCTCGCCCTGGTGCCCGCGCACGGGCACGCCACCGCGACGTCGATCATGCGGGCGGCGAACGAGGGCGGCACCGAGGAGGCGCTGCGGCTGATCGACGAGAGCCACGCGCAGCTCCTCGACGACCGGCGCACCCTCCAGGCGGTCGAGCAGGCGCTGCGCTCGCTGGTGCCGCTGCGCTCGCCGGAGCCGGGGGTCACGTTCATCGGGCCGCTGGCCAGGAGGCTGGGCATCCGGCCCGCGACGCTGCGCAAGTGGGAGCAGGCCGGGCTGATCGAGCCGGGCCGCGACCCGGCGACCGGCTATCGCGTCTACAGCGCCGCCGACGTACGCGACGCGCAGCTCGCCCACCAGCTCAGGCGGGGCGGCTACCTGCTGGAGCAGATCGCGCCGCTGATCCGGCAGGTGCGCGCGGCGGGCGGGCTCGCGCCGCTGGAGAGCGCGCTGCGCGACTGGCAGGCGCGGCTGTCGGCCAGGGGGCGGGCGATGTTGCGGGGCGCGGCGGCGCTGGACGCGTACCTCGACGGGCAGGCGTGA
- a CDS encoding DUF4240 domain-containing protein: MDTTRYWQLVEDSRAGAGDEWEVADRLTDRLSALPPAEIIAAQQAFWDLMADSCRAPLWGAAYMINGGCSDDGFEYFRGRLITQGRAVFEQVVAESGASASRRATS, encoded by the coding sequence ATGGACACCACGCGCTACTGGCAGCTCGTCGAGGACTCCCGGGCCGGAGCAGGCGACGAGTGGGAGGTCGCCGACCGGCTCACCGACCGGCTGTCGGCCCTGCCTCCCGCCGAGATCATCGCCGCCCAGCAGGCCTTCTGGGACCTCATGGCCGACTCCTGCCGGGCCCCGCTCTGGGGTGCCGCGTACATGATCAACGGCGGCTGCTCCGACGACGGCTTCGAGTACTTCAGGGGCCGGCTGATCACGCAGGGGCGCGCGGTGTTCGAGCAGGTCGTGGCCGAGAGTGGGGCTTCGGCTTCGAGGAGGGCGACGAGCTGA
- a CDS encoding DUF6882 domain-containing protein: protein MHNSLTFANLLDDAALLSLEHQIHLEEVLAEHGWHVDLQQPRFDFTGTRTITCTAFHLLGSAAPGPATWLWAWANPSGFAEPVVAASARLRDFGVRYGIQELASAEVPFSALPGSPEEPHLAAGILTEAAKAVTGLWSSYNGDAGGGTRAAFLVEHPDFRLPAPEPTRVMRVLQQALIGPQLADRRRALHSYAVKRGLGVDFAGDQARLVGPGLEAVVEFDGYGRLAGIKASLSSPQGG, encoded by the coding sequence GTGCACAATTCGCTCACCTTCGCCAACCTGCTCGACGACGCCGCCCTGCTCTCCCTGGAGCACCAGATCCACCTCGAAGAGGTGCTCGCCGAGCACGGCTGGCACGTGGACCTCCAGCAGCCGCGCTTCGACTTCACCGGCACCCGCACGATCACCTGCACCGCCTTCCACCTGCTCGGCAGCGCCGCCCCCGGCCCCGCCACGTGGCTGTGGGCCTGGGCGAACCCGTCCGGCTTCGCCGAGCCGGTCGTGGCCGCGTCCGCCCGCCTGCGCGACTTCGGCGTCCGGTACGGCATCCAGGAGCTCGCCTCGGCGGAGGTCCCGTTCAGCGCCCTGCCAGGCTCGCCGGAGGAGCCGCACCTGGCGGCGGGCATCCTGACGGAGGCGGCCAAGGCGGTGACCGGCCTCTGGAGCTCGTACAACGGCGACGCGGGCGGCGGCACGCGCGCCGCCTTCCTGGTGGAGCACCCCGACTTCCGCCTGCCTGCGCCCGAGCCGACCCGCGTCATGCGGGTCCTGCAGCAGGCGCTCATCGGCCCGCAGCTCGCCGACCGGCGGCGTGCCCTGCACAGCTACGCCGTCAAGCGCGGCCTCGGCGTGGACTTCGCCGGTGACCAGGCCAGGCTCGTCGGGCCCGGGCTGGAGGCGGTCGTGGAGTTCGACGGGTACGGGCGCCTGGCGGGCATCAAGGCCAGCCTGTCCTCCCCGCAGGGCGGCTGA
- a CDS encoding GTP-binding protein — translation MVFARSERPRLPTAIKILVAGGFGAGKTTMVGAVSETRPLRTEEVLTDRGIGVDDLTSVEAKRTTTVAMDFGRITLGNDYVLYLFGTPGQERFWFVWDELAEGSLGAVILADTRRLADCFPSVDYFERRGTPFVVAVNCFEGAPTFELDEVRLALQLNPSIPIILCDARKRDSSREVLITLVKHSARLRAEPVGS, via the coding sequence ATGGTCTTCGCTCGCTCTGAGCGTCCGCGCCTGCCGACGGCGATCAAGATCCTGGTCGCCGGCGGGTTCGGCGCGGGCAAGACGACGATGGTCGGCGCGGTCTCCGAGACCAGGCCGCTGCGCACCGAAGAGGTGCTGACCGACCGCGGCATCGGCGTCGACGACCTGACCTCGGTGGAGGCCAAGCGCACCACCACCGTGGCGATGGACTTCGGCCGGATCACCCTCGGCAACGACTACGTCCTGTACCTGTTCGGCACGCCGGGGCAGGAGCGGTTCTGGTTCGTCTGGGACGAGCTGGCGGAGGGCTCCCTGGGCGCGGTCATCCTCGCCGACACCCGGCGGCTGGCCGACTGCTTCCCCTCGGTCGACTACTTCGAGCGGCGCGGCACGCCGTTCGTGGTGGCGGTCAATTGCTTCGAGGGGGCGCCGACGTTCGAGCTCGACGAGGTACGGCTGGCGCTGCAGCTCAACCCGTCGATCCCGATCATCCTGTGCGACGCCCGCAAGCGGGACTCCAGCCGGGAGGTCCTGATCACCCTGGTCAAGCACTCGGCCCGGCTCCGCGCGGAACCGGTCGGCAGCTGA